One genomic window of Streptomyces spiramyceticus includes the following:
- a CDS encoding amino acid ABC transporter permease, with protein MNVLLDHLPEFRDGFIGTVLLTAASALLAMVLGIVMAGFRVSPVPPLRFFGAAWVTLFRNTPLTLLFLVAWFVVPAVFGSGMNPWTKALLALGFYTSAFVCEAVRSGVSTVPLGQAEAARSLGMTFFQTLRMIVLPQATRTVIPPLSSIFIALTKNSAIAGAFSVTELFGVQKLLSDKGFAIAPIFLWVALGYLVVTFTISGLFRLLERRLEVAR; from the coding sequence GTGAATGTATTGCTCGACCACTTGCCGGAGTTCCGTGACGGTTTCATAGGAACCGTGCTGCTGACCGCCGCCAGTGCGCTGCTCGCGATGGTGCTCGGCATCGTGATGGCCGGCTTCCGCGTCTCTCCCGTACCGCCTCTGCGGTTCTTCGGCGCCGCCTGGGTCACGCTCTTCCGCAACACCCCGCTGACGCTGCTGTTCCTCGTCGCCTGGTTCGTGGTGCCCGCCGTCTTCGGCTCCGGCATGAACCCGTGGACCAAGGCTCTGCTGGCGCTCGGCTTCTACACCTCCGCGTTCGTCTGCGAGGCCGTCAGGTCCGGTGTCAGTACGGTGCCGCTCGGCCAGGCCGAGGCCGCCCGCTCGCTGGGCATGACCTTCTTCCAGACGCTGCGCATGATCGTCCTGCCGCAGGCAACCCGCACCGTGATCCCGCCGCTGAGCAGCATCTTCATCGCCCTGACCAAGAACTCGGCCATCGCGGGCGCCTTCAGCGTCACCGAGCTCTTCGGTGTCCAGAAGCTGCTGAGCGACAAGGGCTTCGCCATCGCCCCCATCTTCCTCTGGGTAGCCCTCGGCTACCTGGTCGTCACCTTCACCATCAGCGGTCTCTTCCGGCTGCTCGAGCGGCGCCTGGAGGTCGCACGATGA
- a CDS encoding glutamate ABC transporter substrate-binding protein, producing MKLRKTAAVAIAVLALTATACGGESGTAGDKPKDPTGGKDAPKLPTYTVAKDVKLDSPTLKKAQKAGKITFGAKNDQPYLGFEDTDGKRSGFDIEIAKMVAADLGFSADQISFKTVDSGVRETTISKGDVDLYVGTYTINDERKKQVGFAGPYFMAGADLLVRKDEKTITGPDSLKGKKVCSIVGSTPLQEIKKPKYGAKTTELSKYSECVQQLINNEVDAVTTDDAILKGYAAQRPTKLKVVGKPFTKEPYGIGMSKDDKVLREAVVKALEAHIKNGDYKKAYDATLGLSGSAFTEPPALERY from the coding sequence ATGAAGCTCCGCAAGACCGCCGCTGTTGCCATTGCTGTGCTCGCGCTGACCGCGACCGCCTGTGGCGGCGAGTCCGGTACGGCCGGTGACAAGCCGAAGGACCCGACCGGCGGCAAGGACGCCCCCAAGCTGCCGACTTACACGGTCGCCAAGGACGTCAAGCTCGACTCGCCGACCCTCAAGAAGGCCCAGAAGGCCGGCAAGATCACCTTCGGCGCGAAGAACGACCAGCCGTACCTCGGCTTCGAGGACACCGACGGCAAGCGCTCCGGCTTCGACATCGAGATCGCCAAGATGGTCGCCGCCGACCTCGGCTTCTCGGCCGACCAGATCAGCTTCAAGACGGTCGACTCCGGTGTCCGTGAGACGACCATCTCGAAGGGTGACGTCGACCTGTACGTCGGTACGTACACGATCAACGACGAGCGCAAGAAGCAGGTCGGCTTCGCCGGTCCGTACTTCATGGCGGGCGCCGACCTCCTGGTCCGCAAGGACGAGAAGACGATCACCGGACCCGATTCCCTCAAGGGCAAGAAGGTCTGCTCGATCGTCGGCTCCACTCCGCTCCAGGAGATCAAGAAGCCGAAGTACGGCGCGAAGACCACCGAGCTGTCGAAGTACTCCGAGTGCGTGCAGCAGCTCATCAACAACGAGGTCGACGCCGTCACGACCGACGACGCGATCCTCAAGGGCTACGCCGCCCAGCGTCCGACGAAGCTCAAGGTGGTCGGCAAGCCGTTCACCAAGGAGCCGTACGGCATCGGCATGAGCAAGGACGACAAGGTGCTGCGCGAGGCGGTCGTCAAGGCCCTCGAGGCGCACATCAAGAACGGCGACTACAAGAAGGCGTACGACGCGACGCTCGGCCTGTCCGGCTCCGCGTTCACCGAGCCGCCGGCGCTCGAGCGCTACTGA
- a CDS encoding amino acid ABC transporter ATP-binding protein, whose protein sequence is MSGVSVTKAAEDAAPAADDLVVLSNVNKHFGALHVLQDIDLTIASGEVVVVIGPSGSGKSTLCRTINRLETIDSGAISIDGKPLPQEGKELARLRADVGMVFQSFNLFAHKTVLENVTLGQIKVRKTDKKAAEEKARALLDRVGVGSQADKYPAQLSGGQQQRVAIARALAMDPKVMLFDEPTSALDPEMINEVLEAMQQLARDGMTMVVVTHEMGFARSAANRVVFMADGKIVEEATPDQFFSNPRSDRAKDFLSKILHH, encoded by the coding sequence ATGAGCGGAGTTTCAGTGACCAAGGCCGCCGAGGACGCTGCCCCCGCAGCCGACGACCTGGTCGTGCTGAGCAACGTCAACAAGCACTTCGGCGCGCTGCATGTGCTCCAGGACATCGATCTGACCATCGCCAGTGGCGAGGTCGTGGTCGTCATCGGACCCTCCGGGTCCGGAAAGTCCACGCTGTGCCGCACCATCAACCGCCTGGAGACGATCGACTCGGGCGCGATATCGATCGACGGGAAGCCGCTGCCCCAGGAGGGCAAGGAGCTCGCCCGGCTGCGTGCCGACGTCGGCATGGTCTTCCAGTCGTTCAACCTCTTCGCACACAAGACGGTGCTGGAGAACGTCACGCTGGGCCAGATAAAGGTCCGCAAGACGGACAAGAAGGCGGCCGAGGAGAAGGCACGCGCCCTGCTCGACCGGGTGGGTGTCGGCTCACAGGCGGACAAGTACCCGGCACAGCTCTCGGGCGGCCAGCAGCAACGTGTGGCGATCGCACGGGCGTTGGCCATGGACCCCAAGGTCATGCTCTTCGACGAGCCCACTTCGGCGCTCGACCCGGAGATGATCAACGAGGTGCTGGAAGCCATGCAGCAGCTGGCGCGCGACGGAATGACGATGGTGGTCGTCACCCACGAGATGGGCTTCGCACGCTCGGCCGCCAACCGTGTCGTCTTCATGGCGGACGGCAAGATCGTCGAAGAAGCCACGCCGGACCAGTTCTTCAGCAACCCGCGCAGCGACCGGGCCAAGGACTTCCTGTCGAAGATCCTTCACCACTGA
- a CDS encoding response regulator transcription factor yields the protein MRLLLVEDDNHVAAALSAILARHGFQVVHARSGEEALQALLPAEKEPFGVVLLDLGLPDQDGYEVCGKIRKRTDTPVIMVTARADVRSRIHGLNLGADDYVVKPYDTGELLARIHAVSRRKTTGDVPAPAADPAVRLGSVHIELPTRRVSVGGSEVQLTRKEFDLLALLAQRPGVVFRREQIISEVWRTSWEGTGRTLEVHVASLRSKLRMPALIETVRGVGYRLVAPAAVQGP from the coding sequence TTGAGACTGCTGCTCGTCGAGGACGACAACCACGTCGCCGCGGCCCTCTCTGCCATCCTCGCCAGACACGGCTTCCAGGTCGTCCACGCCCGCAGCGGCGAGGAGGCCCTCCAGGCGCTGCTGCCTGCCGAGAAGGAACCGTTCGGCGTCGTACTGCTCGATCTCGGGCTGCCCGACCAGGACGGCTACGAGGTGTGCGGCAAGATCCGTAAGCGCACCGACACCCCCGTGATCATGGTGACCGCGCGGGCGGACGTACGCTCCCGCATCCACGGCCTCAACCTCGGCGCCGACGACTACGTCGTCAAGCCGTACGACACCGGTGAGCTGCTCGCCCGGATCCACGCTGTCAGCCGCCGCAAGACGACGGGCGACGTACCCGCGCCCGCCGCCGACCCTGCCGTGCGGCTCGGGTCCGTACACATCGAACTGCCCACGCGCCGCGTCAGCGTCGGAGGCAGCGAGGTCCAGCTGACCCGCAAGGAATTCGACCTGCTCGCCCTCCTCGCCCAGCGACCCGGCGTCGTTTTCCGCCGGGAACAGATCATCAGCGAGGTGTGGCGCACGAGTTGGGAAGGCACGGGACGCACGCTGGAGGTGCATGTGGCCTCCTTGCGGTCCAAGCTGCGGATGCCCGCGCTCATAGAGACGGTGCGCGGCGTCGGCTACCGGCTCGTCGCCCCGGCCGCGGTACAAGGCCCGTAA
- a CDS encoding sensor histidine kinase translates to MRTRLLPLLIVLLAGMLLALGFPLAVSVAAAQQQRVVVDRIDDTARFAALAQFVTERKKSSQDERRRTLETELASYSEVYGINAGVFYRDRHAMASAPVSWTVPKTGEGGDAFQEALYKRRSHDPAQVWPWQDGRLIVASPVVRDGDVVAVVVTDSPTGQMRERILRGWLVIAAGEFAAMLVAVGAAFRLTGWVLRPVRVLDAATHDIATGLMNSRVAAGSGPPELRRLARSFNEMADNVEDVLEQQRAFVADASHQLRNPLAALLLRIELLSLELPEGNEEIASVRTEGMRLAQVLDSLLDLALAEHAPAHLQLIDIGELACERVAAWRPLADDKGVRLTREGPAAVTAWGDLVALSSALDAVIDNALKFTPQGEEVTVAVASNGETCTITVADGGPGLTEDELERVGDRFWRSTRHQNVKGSGLGLSISRALLLAVGGTMSYAPNEPHGLRVTVTVPRTSPTA, encoded by the coding sequence GTGCGCACCCGCCTTCTCCCCCTGCTCATCGTCCTCCTCGCGGGGATGCTCCTTGCTCTGGGCTTCCCGCTCGCGGTGAGCGTGGCCGCGGCCCAGCAGCAGCGGGTGGTCGTCGACCGGATCGACGACACCGCGCGCTTCGCGGCGCTCGCCCAGTTCGTCACCGAACGCAAGAAGAGCAGCCAGGACGAGCGTCGCAGGACGCTGGAGACCGAACTCGCCAGCTACAGCGAGGTGTACGGGATCAATGCGGGAGTCTTCTACCGCGACCGTCATGCCATGGCCAGCGCCCCCGTGAGCTGGACCGTCCCCAAGACCGGCGAGGGGGGCGACGCCTTCCAGGAGGCTCTCTACAAGCGCCGCAGCCACGATCCCGCACAGGTCTGGCCCTGGCAGGACGGACGCCTGATCGTTGCCTCACCGGTCGTACGGGACGGCGATGTGGTCGCGGTCGTGGTCACCGATTCGCCGACCGGGCAGATGCGCGAGCGGATCCTGCGTGGCTGGCTGGTGATCGCCGCGGGCGAGTTCGCGGCGATGCTGGTCGCGGTCGGCGCCGCGTTCCGGCTGACCGGCTGGGTGCTCAGGCCCGTACGCGTCCTGGACGCGGCCACCCACGACATCGCGACCGGACTGATGAACTCACGGGTGGCAGCCGGGAGCGGTCCACCGGAACTCCGACGCCTGGCCCGGTCGTTCAACGAGATGGCGGACAACGTCGAGGACGTGCTGGAGCAGCAGCGCGCCTTCGTCGCCGACGCCTCCCACCAGCTGCGCAATCCACTGGCCGCCCTGCTCCTGCGTATCGAGCTCCTCTCCCTCGAACTCCCCGAGGGGAACGAGGAGATCGCCTCCGTCCGTACGGAGGGCATGCGCCTCGCCCAGGTTCTCGACAGCCTCCTGGACCTGGCGCTGGCCGAGCACGCCCCCGCCCACCTCCAGCTCATCGACATCGGCGAGCTGGCCTGTGAACGGGTCGCCGCCTGGCGCCCTCTCGCGGACGACAAGGGCGTACGCCTCACACGCGAGGGCCCGGCGGCCGTCACCGCCTGGGGCGACCTCGTCGCGCTCTCCAGCGCCCTGGACGCGGTGATCGACAACGCTCTGAAGTTCACGCCGCAGGGCGAGGAGGTCACGGTCGCAGTCGCGTCGAACGGCGAGACCTGCACCATCACCGTCGCCGACGGCGGCCCCGGCCTGACCGAGGACGAACTGGAGCGCGTCGGAGACCGCTTCTGGCGCAGTACCCGTCACCAGAACGTCAAGGGATCGGGCCTCGGCCTCTCCATCTCGCGGGCCCTGCTCCTCGCGGTCGGCGGCACCATGTCGTACGCCCCGAACGAGCCCCACGGCCTGCGCGTCACTGTGACGGTCCCGCGCACGTCCCCTACGGCCTGA
- a CDS encoding TAXI family TRAP transporter solute-binding subunit has protein sequence MPQALPRISRRRALKGSVAALVLSGLLMWWLVPMGESSPRGKITFSTGVTTGVYQRYGELLDEAVAVDLPGVSMRLRSSQGSRENLARVANGEADFTIATTDAVAQYKQDGMESADRLRGCARLYDDYVQLVVPKSSKVRSAAGLRGKRVAVGQAGSGVRLVSNRLLTAAGLDPGKDITPVSVGIDTMPGLLERKEIDAFFWSGGLPTTAVRELSERFAIRLVPLGGLIDELHAAGGTARHYRSAMMPADAYDKAQDKEAVPTVAVANLLVTTDRTDEELTEELTRTVIKNRDRIGNEVHAAQLVDLRTAIYTDPLSLHEGAQRYYQSVKP, from the coding sequence ATGCCCCAAGCCCTCCCCCGTATCAGCCGCCGACGCGCCCTCAAGGGCTCGGTCGCGGCACTTGTGCTGTCCGGGCTGCTGATGTGGTGGCTCGTGCCGATGGGGGAGTCATCGCCGCGCGGAAAGATCACCTTCAGTACGGGCGTGACGACCGGGGTCTACCAGCGCTACGGCGAGCTGCTCGACGAGGCGGTGGCAGTCGATCTGCCCGGCGTGAGCATGCGGCTGCGCTCCAGCCAGGGCTCGCGGGAGAACCTCGCTCGCGTGGCGAACGGTGAGGCCGATTTCACCATCGCCACTACGGACGCCGTCGCGCAGTACAAGCAGGACGGCATGGAAAGCGCGGACCGGTTGCGCGGCTGTGCGCGGCTGTACGACGACTACGTGCAGCTCGTCGTGCCCAAGAGCTCCAAGGTGCGGTCCGCCGCCGGTCTGCGCGGCAAGCGGGTGGCCGTGGGCCAGGCCGGTTCCGGCGTACGACTGGTGTCGAACCGGCTGCTCACGGCTGCCGGCCTGGATCCCGGGAAGGACATCACCCCCGTGTCGGTCGGCATCGACACCATGCCGGGGCTGCTGGAGAGGAAGGAGATCGACGCCTTCTTCTGGTCGGGTGGCCTGCCCACCACCGCCGTCAGGGAGCTGTCCGAGCGCTTCGCGATCCGGCTCGTACCGCTGGGCGGCCTGATAGACGAGCTGCATGCGGCGGGCGGTACGGCACGCCACTACCGGTCGGCCATGATGCCCGCCGACGCCTATGACAAGGCGCAGGACAAGGAGGCTGTGCCGACGGTGGCGGTCGCCAATCTGCTGGTGACCACGGACCGTACGGACGAGGAGCTCACCGAGGAGCTCACCCGTACCGTCATAAAGAACCGGGACCGCATCGGCAATGAGGTACACGCGGCGCAGCTGGTGGACCTGCGGACCGCCATCTATACGGACCCCTTGTCGCTGCACGAAGGGGCTCAGCGCTACTACCAGTCGGTCAAGCCGTAG
- the miaB gene encoding tRNA (N6-isopentenyl adenosine(37)-C2)-methylthiotransferase MiaB, with product MSEKTYEVRTYGCQMNVHDSERLSGLLEGAGYVRAPEGADGDADVVVFNTCAVRENADNKLYGNLGRLAPMKTKRPGMQIAVGGCLAQKDRDTIVKKAPWVDVVFGTHNIGKLPVLLERARIQEEAQVEIAESLEAFPSTLPTRRESAYAAWVSISVGCNNTCTFCIVPALRGKEKDRRTGDILAEIEALVAEGVSEITLLGQNVNAYGSDIGDREAFSKLLRACGKIEGLERVRFTSPHPRDFTDDVIAAMAETPNVMPQLHMPLQSGSDTVLKAMRRSYRQDRFLGIIDKVRAAMPHAAISTDIIVGFPGETEEDFEQTMHVVREARFAQAFTFQYSKRPGTPAATMEDQIPKEVVQERYMRLVALQEEISWEENKKQIGRTLDVMVAEGEGRKDGATHRLSGRARDNRLVHFTKPDEDVRPGDVVTVEITYAAPHHLLAEGPSKAVRRTRAGDAWEKRNTAAAAKPAGVMLGLPSIGAPAPQPAATGGCGCD from the coding sequence ATGAGCGAGAAGACATACGAGGTGCGCACTTACGGGTGCCAGATGAACGTCCACGACTCCGAGCGGCTGTCGGGCCTCCTGGAGGGCGCGGGATATGTACGGGCGCCCGAGGGCGCCGACGGTGACGCCGATGTCGTCGTCTTCAACACCTGCGCGGTGCGGGAGAACGCCGACAACAAGCTGTACGGCAACCTCGGCCGGCTCGCCCCGATGAAGACGAAGCGGCCCGGCATGCAGATCGCCGTCGGCGGCTGCCTCGCCCAGAAGGACCGCGACACCATCGTCAAGAAGGCCCCCTGGGTCGACGTGGTCTTCGGTACGCACAACATCGGCAAGCTGCCGGTGCTGCTGGAGCGCGCCCGCATCCAGGAAGAGGCGCAGGTCGAGATCGCCGAGTCGCTGGAGGCCTTCCCCTCCACGCTGCCGACGCGGCGCGAGAGCGCGTACGCCGCCTGGGTGTCCATCTCCGTCGGCTGCAACAACACCTGCACCTTCTGCATCGTCCCCGCCCTGCGCGGCAAGGAGAAGGACCGCAGGACCGGCGACATCCTCGCCGAGATCGAGGCACTGGTCGCCGAGGGCGTCTCCGAGATCACCCTGCTCGGCCAGAACGTCAACGCGTACGGGTCCGACATCGGCGACCGCGAGGCCTTCAGCAAGCTGCTGCGCGCCTGCGGGAAGATCGAAGGCCTGGAGCGCGTCCGCTTCACCTCGCCGCACCCCCGCGACTTCACGGACGACGTGATCGCGGCGATGGCCGAGACGCCGAATGTCATGCCGCAGCTGCACATGCCGCTCCAGTCCGGCTCGGACACGGTGCTCAAGGCGATGCGCCGCTCGTACCGGCAGGACCGCTTCCTCGGCATCATCGACAAGGTGCGTGCCGCGATGCCGCACGCCGCCATCTCCACCGACATCATCGTGGGCTTCCCCGGCGAGACCGAGGAGGACTTCGAGCAGACGATGCACGTGGTCCGCGAGGCGCGTTTCGCGCAGGCCTTCACCTTCCAGTACTCCAAGCGCCCCGGGACCCCGGCGGCCACCATGGAGGACCAGATCCCCAAGGAAGTCGTCCAGGAGCGCTACATGCGCCTGGTCGCCCTCCAGGAGGAGATCTCCTGGGAGGAGAACAAGAAGCAGATCGGCCGGACCCTGGACGTCATGGTCGCCGAGGGCGAGGGCCGCAAGGACGGCGCCACGCACCGCCTCTCGGGCCGCGCCCGCGACAACCGACTCGTTCACTTCACGAAGCCGGACGAGGACGTGCGCCCCGGCGATGTGGTGACGGTCGAGATCACCTACGCCGCGCCGCACCACCTGCTGGCCGAAGGCCCGTCGAAGGCCGTACGTCGCACCCGCGCCGGCGACGCCTGGGAGAAGCGCAACACGGCCGCCGCCGCCAAGCCGGCCGGCGTCATGCTGGGCCTGCCGTCGATCGGCGCACCGGCGCCGCAGCCCGCGGCCACGGGTGGCTGCGGCTGCGACTGA
- a CDS encoding class III extradiol dioxygenase subunit B-like domain-containing protein, whose amino-acid sequence MLVAAAVCPCPPLLVPEVAAGAAPELDAARTACADALGVLAASRPDLLVVVGPAGQDGRGIYPQGAAGSFKGLGVDLAVRLGTAAPERTRQSAGEGAPGSATERELPQSLAVGSWLLARTERFDVPVEGLGVGEPLAGDRRAETGRELAGRADRVALLVMGDGTACRTVKAPGYLDERAAGFDAEVARALGAADTAALMALDEQLAYELKVAGLGPWQVLAGAAEGAGLAGQLLYEDAPYGVGYFVAVWS is encoded by the coding sequence ATGCTTGTCGCCGCCGCCGTATGCCCCTGTCCGCCGCTCCTCGTTCCCGAGGTGGCCGCCGGCGCCGCACCGGAACTCGACGCCGCACGGACCGCATGCGCCGACGCCCTGGGGGTGCTGGCAGCGTCCCGTCCGGACCTGCTCGTCGTGGTAGGGCCCGCTGGACAGGACGGCAGGGGGATCTACCCGCAGGGCGCTGCAGGCAGCTTCAAGGGCCTCGGTGTGGACCTCGCTGTGCGCCTCGGTACGGCGGCTCCGGAGCGCACGCGGCAGAGCGCCGGGGAGGGTGCCCCGGGGAGTGCCACGGAGCGCGAGCTTCCGCAGTCGCTGGCAGTGGGCTCCTGGCTGCTCGCCCGTACGGAACGGTTCGACGTCCCCGTCGAGGGGCTGGGCGTCGGAGAGCCCCTGGCGGGCGACCGGCGTGCGGAGACCGGGCGGGAGCTTGCCGGTCGCGCCGACCGGGTCGCCCTCCTTGTGATGGGCGACGGCACCGCCTGCCGGACGGTCAAGGCGCCCGGTTATCTGGACGAGAGGGCCGCCGGCTTCGACGCAGAGGTGGCCCGCGCGCTGGGCGCTGCCGACACGGCTGCCCTGATGGCGCTGGACGAGCAGCTGGCGTACGAGCTCAAGGTCGCAGGTCTTGGACCCTGGCAGGTCCTGGCGGGCGCCGCGGAGGGCGCGGGGCTGGCCGGACAGCTGCTGTACGAGGACGCCCCGTACGGGGTCGGGTATTTCGTGGCCGTCTGGTCGTAA
- a CDS encoding antitoxin — MGFLDSLKAKLAPATDKVSNLAQQHEGKIEHGLDKAAKAVDSRTKGKYSSRIESGTDKAKHALDRIAHKGDGSGTPPPPPPPAP, encoded by the coding sequence ATGGGCTTCCTGGATTCGTTGAAGGCCAAGCTTGCCCCTGCTACGGACAAGGTCTCGAACCTCGCCCAGCAACACGAGGGCAAGATTGAACACGGCCTGGACAAGGCCGCCAAGGCGGTCGACAGCAGGACCAAGGGCAAGTACAGCAGTCGGATCGAGTCCGGTACGGACAAGGCCAAGCACGCCCTGGACCGCATCGCGCACAAGGGCGACGGCAGCGGCACCCCACCGCCGCCGCCTCCTCCTGCCCCGTAA
- the miaA gene encoding tRNA (adenosine(37)-N6)-dimethylallyltransferase MiaA: MRTAAPAPRVIAVVGPTAAGKSDLGVALAQHFGGEVVNADSMQLYRGMDIGTAKLTPEERGGIPHHLLDIWDVTEAASVAEYQRLARAEIDRLLAEGRTPVLVGGSGLYVRGAIDALEFPGTDPAVRARLEDELTLRGPGVLHARLAVADPDAGRAILPSNGRRIVRALEVIEITGKPFTANLPGPDPVYDTVQIGVDVARPELDERITVRVDRMWEAGLVDEVRTLEAQGLRDGRTAARALGYQQVLAALAGECTEEEARAETVRATKRFARRQDSWFRRDPRVHWLSGAAEDRAELPHRALALVERAVTA, from the coding sequence GTGAGAACTGCAGCTCCCGCACCGCGGGTCATCGCCGTTGTCGGCCCCACGGCAGCCGGAAAGTCCGATCTGGGCGTCGCCCTTGCCCAGCATTTCGGCGGCGAAGTCGTCAACGCCGATTCCATGCAGCTCTACCGGGGGATGGATATTGGCACCGCCAAGCTGACGCCCGAAGAGCGCGGCGGCATCCCGCACCACCTCCTCGACATCTGGGACGTCACCGAGGCGGCGAGCGTCGCGGAGTACCAGAGGCTCGCCCGCGCGGAGATCGACCGGCTGCTCGCCGAAGGCCGTACGCCTGTCCTTGTCGGCGGCTCGGGGCTGTACGTACGAGGGGCCATCGACGCTCTCGAATTCCCCGGCACCGACCCCGCCGTACGGGCCCGCCTGGAGGACGAGCTGACGCTGCGCGGCCCCGGCGTGCTGCACGCCCGGCTCGCCGTCGCCGACCCCGACGCCGGCCGCGCCATCCTGCCGAGCAACGGCCGCCGTATCGTCCGCGCACTCGAAGTGATTGAAATCACCGGTAAGCCATTTACGGCCAATCTTCCCGGCCCCGACCCGGTGTACGACACCGTCCAGATCGGCGTCGACGTGGCCCGCCCCGAGCTCGACGAGCGCATCACCGTGCGCGTCGACCGCATGTGGGAGGCGGGGCTCGTGGACGAGGTGCGGACGCTGGAGGCACAGGGGCTGCGGGACGGGCGTACAGCGGCGCGCGCACTCGGGTATCAGCAGGTGCTGGCCGCTCTGGCGGGCGAGTGCACCGAGGAGGAGGCGCGCGCCGAGACCGTACGCGCCACCAAGCGATTCGCACGCCGTCAGGATTCCTGGTTCCGCCGGGACCCCCGTGTGCACTGGCTGAGCGGCGCGGCCGAGGACCGCGCGGAACTCCCGCATCGGGCGCTGGCGTTGGTCGAACGAGCGGTTACAGCCTGA
- the dapF gene encoding diaminopimelate epimerase, translated as MSTSPIAFLKGHGTENDFVIVPDPDNTVDLPASLVARLCDRRAGIGGDGLLHVVRSAAHPEARSMADAAEWFMDYRNADGSIAEMCGNGVRVFAHYLQRAGLVGEGDLAVATRGGVKRVHIAKPDAGGEITVSMGRAVLPEGDVTVSVGAREWPALNVNMGNPHAVAFVDDLEHAGDLLTAPPFTPASAYPEGVNVEFVVDRGPRHVAMRVHERGSGETRSCGTGACAVAVAAARRDGADPSATGAPVAYTVDLPGGRLVITEHPDGAIEMTGPAVIVAEGTIDPDWLAPAR; from the coding sequence GTGAGCACCTCGCCGATCGCCTTCCTCAAGGGCCACGGGACCGAGAACGACTTCGTGATCGTCCCGGACCCGGACAACACCGTCGACCTGCCCGCGTCTCTCGTCGCGAGACTCTGCGACCGCAGGGCCGGCATCGGCGGCGACGGTCTGCTGCATGTCGTACGGTCCGCCGCGCACCCCGAGGCGCGGTCGATGGCCGACGCGGCCGAGTGGTTCATGGACTACCGCAACGCCGACGGCTCGATCGCCGAGATGTGCGGCAACGGCGTCCGCGTCTTCGCCCACTACCTGCAGCGCGCAGGTCTCGTCGGTGAGGGCGACCTGGCGGTCGCGACCAGAGGCGGCGTCAAGCGGGTCCACATCGCCAAGCCGGACGCGGGCGGCGAGATCACCGTTTCCATGGGCCGGGCCGTGCTCCCGGAAGGCGACGTCACGGTCTCTGTCGGAGCCCGCGAGTGGCCCGCCCTCAACGTGAACATGGGCAATCCGCACGCTGTTGCCTTCGTCGACGACCTGGAGCACGCGGGCGACCTGCTCACCGCACCGCCCTTCACCCCCGCCTCGGCCTACCCGGAGGGTGTCAACGTCGAGTTCGTCGTCGACCGTGGCCCCCGCCACGTCGCGATGCGCGTGCACGAGCGCGGCTCCGGCGAAACTCGCTCCTGCGGTACGGGCGCCTGCGCCGTCGCCGTCGCGGCCGCCCGCAGGGACGGCGCCGACCCCTCCGCCACCGGTGCCCCCGTGGCGTACACCGTGGACCTCCCCGGAGGGCGCCTGGTGATCACCGAGCACCCCGACGGAGCGATCGAGATGACCGGCCCGGCCGTGATCGTGGCCGAGGGCACGATCGACCCCGACTGGCTCGCCCCCGCCCGGTAG